Part of the Nicotiana sylvestris chromosome 5, ASM39365v2, whole genome shotgun sequence genome is shown below.
TGATCGCCGCATTTTACAGCATCTGTTTAAgtagagggatcttaatttgaggcagtgcaTGTGGCTTAAgctactgaaggattatgatattaccatcttttatcatccgggcaaggagAATGTGGTCACAGATGCCTTGAGAAGAAATACTGAGAGTATGTGTATTTTGGCgttcatttcagcagaggagatGCCATTGgttttggacattcagtccttagcTAACCGACTTGTGaaattggatatttcagagccagTCAAGTTCTTGTATGTGTTGTGGCTTAGTCTTCTTTATTTGTGCAGATCAAAGCTCGTTAGTATGATGATCTACACTTGTTGGTTCTTAGAGAGACGATATTACAAGgtgatgccaaggaggttactatcggagatgatggtgttctgcgactctaGGGTCGTTTACGTGTTCCTAGTGTTGATGGCCTGAGGGAGACGATTCTAGAGAAGGCACACAGTTCACATTATttcattcatccaggtgccatgaagatgtatcgtgacctgaggCAGTATTACTGGTGGAgacggatgaagaaggacattgttgagTATGTGGAGAGATGTTTTAACTGCCAACAGGCTAAGTACGAGCACTAAAGGCCAGGTGGATTACTTCACTAGATGGTTATACCGAAGTGGAAGTGAGAGTGCATCCTTATGGATTTCGTGGTTTGTTTGTCGTGGGCATTGAGGAAATTTGATGTCATTTGGGTCATTGCCGATAGACTGACCAATTCTACATACTTTATTCCGGTGATGACTTCATACACATTAGAGAGGTTAGTCCAAATTTATATTCAGGTGATCGTCCGACTGCATGACATGCCTATTttcattatttcagatagagacACTCAGTTCAATTTGCATTTCTAGAGAGAAGTACATAGTGTGGTGGGTACCCCGGGTAGAGCTCAGCACAGTCTTTCATCCGGAGACCGACGGGCAGCTAGAGCAGACAGTTCACATTCTGGAGGATATGCTCACAACATGTGTGATTAACTCTGGAGGGTAGTGGGATCGATTCTTACCATTGGCCaaatttgcttataataacaatTATCAGTCCATCATCAAGATCGCTCCATTTGAGGCCTTATATGGCCGACGATGTTATTCTCCTATcagttggtttgagcccggcgaggcCAGATTATATGGTACTAATTTGgtaaaggatgccttggataaggtaaagTTTATTCAGGAGCGACTTTGCACAGCAcaatctaggcagaagagttatgcaaatCAGAATGAGCATGATTTGTCATTTATGGTGGGCAAGAAGGTTCATTTGAAAGTCTCGTGATGAAGGATATCATGAGGTTCGGAAAAAGGGGCAAGCTGAGTCTGAGGTTCATCGGTCTATTTGAGATGTTGGAGTGAGTTAGTGAGGTTTCATACAGGCTTGCTTTGCATCCTAGTCTATCGGGAGTttatccggtattccatgtgtctatgctccggaggtaccaTGCCGACAGGTCCCATGTGTTTGATTACAGTACaattcagctagatgagagtcAAGGTTCATCGGTCTATTTGAGATGTTTTCTTGTTAAATGACTTGCAGAGaccgttggtttggttttggAAGGGTTCAGATTGAATCCGGAACACTCAGTTCCATTATAGTGGCCTAAGGTGGCCAAGTTTCACTTGAGTCAACACTTTGAATAAATAACCTCATAATCGAGATTtcatggttccaataggtttgtataatgattttggacttgggattATGTTCGGATTGAGTTTCAAGTAGACTGTGAGTGTTTCAGCGCTTATTGTCAAAAGTTGGCATCTTAAAGGTTTTGGAGTTTTCTAAGTTGATTTGAAGTAGACTTTATTGTTATTGATGTCTGTTCGGGATTCTGATCCTTGGAATAGGTTCATACAATGACTAGTGACTTGAACataaaatttggcgtcattccgagttgTCTACATATGATTCGTCGCGTTCGGAGTTGGTTagaagaagtttgaagtttagTTGATTAATTTGATTTTGAGGTGCGgtttttggttttgatattatttatgtGTTCTGAAACTTCAAGTAGGTCCGGATTGTATTTTTGAACTTTTGGTATAATTGGATGGGGTCTTGGgtggttcgggtgagtttcggaccacTCGGAGCGAAGTTGAAGTTGTTAGATTTTTTATGGTTCTGGTTTTGTTCTTCACGAACGCAGTGGGAGTCACACTTTGGCAATGAAATATTTGGGCTAGAGGCATTTTGTGCTTCATGTTTGGGTTGGGTAAGCCATGTTCGTGAAGGCTTGGGGCAGTGGAGCTACGCATTTGCAAGAAGGAcatccgcgttcgcaaagaagaagCTGGGACTTGAGGTTGAAATTCGCATTCGCGTAGGTCCGGTCGCATTTGCGTAAGGTAGCCCAAGTAAGGCATCGCGTTGGCGAAGCCTTTCTCGCGTTCACAAAGAGGATATTTGGGGCAACTGCAAATTTTGCCTTCGTAATCGCGAGGAGGCTTCTGCGATCGCAAAGAGGAAGGGCATGGGCAGAATGCATTTTTATTTTGGGACTTAGGCTCATTTCTTTCACTTTTCACTtgtcttgggcgattttggagctctttgaGGGGGGGGAGGGTTCATCAAGCATTATAAGATGAGTGATTTCTATAAATTATgagttaaataaaaaaattatgagTAGATTTTAACATAAAAATTAGTGAAATTCTGGGAATTTTGTTAGAAAACCTAAGGATTAGTAAAAAtggaatttgaccacgaaattgattATAAAATTGGGTATAAGTTATGTATTCGAGTTTGTAAGGTCATGTAACTTTGAAAAATTACGAAATTCGGGCACGTGTGCccgaggttgacttttgttgacattTTGAGTTTGGTTGGAAAATTATTCTAAATAGTAAAATTATGAGCAGTTGAGCATATATTGATTGGTTTGTACGTTGTTTGATTAATTTCGGGTTGCTCGGGTTGCTCGGTAAAAAATATGTTCTCTTTGTATTCCTATCATCGTGTTGTGTTTATGTGACCGATAGTTCGaaaaatttctttatttctgtggATCGGGCCGTATGCCTCAGTAGTGCTATGAAATAACATTACGGATCGGACTGTACGACCTCGACagtatagatgcatctatgaatCGGGTCGTACGACATCGGTAGTGTATACTATTATTATGGATCgtgtcgtacgacctcgacagaATTCATGCCTAATATTTGATTGGAGTCAGAATACACATGAGCTTTCCTTCTTGACCTAAGACTTGACATTTACTTGATGTTCCTTGTTCGTTTGAGATAACATATGGTATTTGAGGatctaatattattattattatgttgaAGAATCATGTTAGTTACAATTACTTATTTTATCGATACTTATTTTGTTTCATGCCTATCTAGTTTCATATACTTTAGTTATTGAACCTCTAGTAGTAGTAAGTGTCGTTGTCaacccctcgttactacttcttcaaggttagactagatacttattggttacgcgttgatttacgtactcatactatacttctgcactaaTTGTGCAAGTAGTTAGGCAGGTACTTCAGGAGGTCATTCGGGTGCGCATACGCACTCCAGAGACTTAGTGGTGAGCTGCTCTCCATGCTTTGATCTGCAACACTCAGAGTCTTCTTCTtgttatgtttattatttttgtctattttatttcagacagtaggTATAGTAGTTtctatattctactagattgctcgtgcacttgtgacactaggttttgaaaatttttaGTGGATGTTCACGGTTGTACCTAATGTTATTATCACTTCGCTtcatgttatttatattatgtgaTTTGGTAAGGAAGAATGTATATTTTTAAGGTTTCTAAATTTAATTTCATTTACTTAATGTCATTCCTAATTTTAAAAGTATAAAAGGATAGATAATTAAGTTGGAGATTTACCATTGGCTTGCCTAATGACATCGTTAGGCACCATTACAGCCTAGGGTGGAAATCCCATTGTGACAATTCAATTGTTCATTTTAATCGGCACAAGTTTTCATTTCCTCAGTTTATTTTAAGAGTGTAAAAATAAAGATAGTATGTGACAACCTAATTTTGCCCCACATCTATCTGTTCTATCGTGTATCAAGAATTGTTTGATAATTCGACTCATTTTGTTCTATTTGATTTAGAAGACGTTTGACCTTATTTCATTATACTATATGAgtattttcattcttttttttttacaatgAAATAGAATATAAGATAAATTTTTTTAGTTGAATCGCACCTCAATGTAAAAGTCTAATATAATGAACATTCATAGTGGGAAGACGAGATAAAGAGAAAAGATCCAAAAAAATTAAGACGAATGAAAAATTCAACAAAAGCAAAATTATTCATTTTCTTCTATTAAAAAATTGATGGtttcatttgaattttttttattataaaagaaTGATTAAAATCAAACCGCGAACACAACCATGAGGTGAGTATAAACTTACACTCATGAATTATGTGTTAAATTTGTTAAattactttttctttttgttttaggaTTAAGCATTAATTTTCTCAGAGATTTTCTTGGtccattttaaaattaataagagataattttgtaaaacaatttatTTTATTGGAATTTGCATTATCATCTTATCAACATTATGTTAAAGTGTAGATATGATAGTAGGCAAGACGAAAGCGCTTGTCTAACTGAATAAGAGAGTTTAGTCCtattaactcttttcttttctaaacTGGAACTAAGCAAGGATtggacagttttttttttttttactttaacaaatatttttatcattaaagttattaaaaaagtgatgaaaataaaataaaaaagctaTTTTTATTTCTCTAATTGAAAAGTTTAAAGTTGTTCATTCCTTGGTTTCGCATAAATTAGCCTACCCATTTATTACATGAAGAGAgacgtaaaaattgcacggggcgtcctatttggtcgcccccatttaacctatacccaacaacaacaacaacaacaacaacaatctagtataatcccacaagtggggtctggggagggtaatatgtactcagactttacccctaccccgaggggcagagagcctgtttccaggagaccctcggctcaacacagcgacaagagacgatatattagtactatcaatagactcataataaaataacataaaataacatagcataacataacataaaaataccagcaatataagaaatataggaagtacgaaaaagatggaagatataataatatccagcagataaagccctgcatcagtagctgaccagtggcatcctaagactaactcctaactggctagtctcactctagtgtgCTGTAGAAATACTCACAACTTCCCCCTAGCCTATAACCTTAATGTTTGACCTctacaattccctgtcaagggccatgtcctcagtaatcctaagtcgcgtcatgtcctgcctgatcacctctccccaatacttcttaggtctccctctacctctcctcgtgcccaccacagccagtcgttcacacctcctcaccggtgcctcAGTACTCCTCCtgtgaatgtgcccgaaccatctgagtcttgcttcccgcatcttatcctctatgggggccacacccaccttctcttgaatatcttcattcctaatcttattcaTCCTTGTATGcctgcacatccacctcaacatcctcatctctactACTTTCATCTTATGGATGTGCGAGTtattaaccggccaacactcggccacatacaacatggcaggcctaaccactgctctataaaacttaccttttagtaacgttGACACTGGACTCCCGACgataacctccacttcatccaccccacccctatacggtgtgtgacatcctcggcgatctccccgatcccctgaataactgacccaaggtacttgaaactacttctcttaggaatgacttgagagtcaagcctcactttcACTCCCGTTTCCGTCGGCTTGGCCCCAAATTTgtactcgaggtattccgtcttcgtcctgctcaacctgaagcctttagactcaagggcttgtctccaaacctctagcctctcattgacgccgcctcgtgtctcatcaattagaactatgtcatcagcaaatagcatgcaccatggcacatctccttgaatatgatgagttagtgcatccatcaccagggaaaataggaaagggctgaacacAGACCCTTGGTGTAACCCCGTAACAACCGGAAAGTGCttggagtcgcctcctactgtcctaacccgagtcttagctccatcatacatgtctttaatcaccctaatataggcCGTCGGGGCCCTTtaacctctaagcagctccataagacctccctaggaactctgtcgtacgctttctctagatcaataaacaccatgtggagatccttcttcttatccctgtattgttccaccatcctcctaataaggtggatattctgtggtagatcgcctcggcatgaacccaaactggttgtctgaaatagacactgtctttcgcactctcatttctaccactctctcccagtctttcatggtatgactcagtaatttgatacccctatagttgttacaactctggatatcgcctttgtttttatacaacggaaccattgtactccacctccactcttcaggcatcctattagtcttgaatataacattaaacaatccaataagccattccaagcctgctcttcccacacacctccaaagttcaaccggaatttcatctggcccggtagctctgccccttctcatcttacgcattgcctccatgacctcatcaaCCTCAATATCCTTACAATAACTTAATTTATGGGGACTGTTGacattcctcaattcacctagtaaAATATcttgatccccttcttcatttaggagtttatgaaagtaggtctacCATCTCCTCTTAATTTGGTCACCCCCCATCAAAACAttgtcgtcatcatcttttatgcaccttacttggtccagatcccgagtcatcctctctctcaccttagcgattcagaataacttcttctccccgcctttgttccctagttcctcatacagacgagcaaaagctgccgtcttagcctccgtcactgccatcttcgcctccttcctagctaccttatacctctcattgttcgctctcttctcctcctcattAGTGCTCCCTATTAACcataggtaagccgccttctttgtttccactttaccttggacaactacattccaccaccagtctcctttgtggccaccggtgcggcccgaagatatccctaacacctctctcaccGCCTTCCTTATACAGTTCGCCGTCGTCGACCATATAGTGTTTGcatccccactacttctccaagctcccattgccgataaccttccttccaaatcctgagctttatccttagtcaaagcgccccacctaatcctcgagCATCCTCGTATTGACATCTTCTTCCTCGTTATCCTAAtaccaatgtccatcaccaaaagcctatgctgcgtcgCAAGGGTCTCTCCTGGGATAACTTTGCattcctcgcacaaccttctatcgcatctcctgaggatgagatagtcaatctgagtcttcgccaccgaactttggtaagtaaccaagtGCTCCTCCCGCTTCGGAAAACATGAGTTCgcaatcactagatcgaatgccttggcaaagtccaacagcaaAGTTCCCCCTTCGTTCCGCTCCCCAAAACCAAAgtcgccatgcacctcagtataaccacctgccgacgacccaatatgaccattgaaatctcctcctatgaataacctctcggaaggcggaatactacgaacgacgtcatccaacccctcccaaaaatgccttttaatctcctcatTCAAGCCCGCTTGCGGCGCGTACGCACTAATGACatttaaagtacactcacccaccaccaatttaatagtcattagtctatcattcacccgcctaaCCTCTACCACCGACTCTCTAAGATGACTATATACcaagatacccactccattcttacctctccggactccagagtaccacaacttatacccatccgcatttttcgccctcgatccaacccacctagtctcctggacacatgctatattaatcttcctcttctgaaggatctttgccaactctatagacttactcgttagtgaacctatgttccatgacccgattctcaacttataggctcccttgccccctttACCTCCCCTACCTCCCATCCCACCCCCTAACCCCGACCCTACACTCTGCCctacccgaggacatgcccttaatCTATCATCCCAAACTGTAGCTACTATACCTACGACAATCTAAATAAaactcgctagtgcacaacggacaacgaatcaaactagaaggaaacaagtgactACTAGTACACTAGTAGAATGATTGAACTGAACTATTGTgaactaaaataacatcaatttagctaacaccaaaagagaacgggaggtaccaactccTGAGAACCAAACTTGTGTTTATTTGCTGTActcgatgtagttgtacgctCACACACCGCTTCCCACCACCTTTTGCTGACGCCCGtccaggttgctctcctttgctagtactcgtgcgcccaacttgtctccaacaCTTCGAGAATTTCCCTGAAAACACCGAAAAACCATGACCCAAAGACCAAAAAGAGGGCagtcaccgctaccactggtgtaGCCCTGACAGTAGTAGGGAAAATGTGGGGAGAAAGCAAAGAACTACACAAAATTCACCAAGTTCTACCGTAGTACAACAAAATGAACAGATCAAAACTATACCctcaagaaaaataaatcaaatccggaatctgaaaataaatcaaatctagaaagaacaaaaggaaaataagtgagaaattattttaaaaaaggtACTATACCTGAAGAAACAAATTGATTTTGAGTGCAACCCAAATATCAAAATTCGATTTTGAGCAAAACCCAAAAACCAAAATTTTATTTTGAGCAAAACCCAGCTAACAATTTCGATTATTGAGCGAAACC
Proteins encoded:
- the LOC138869180 gene encoding uncharacterized protein; its protein translation is MTIKLVVGECTLNVISAYAPQAGLNEEIKRHFWEGLDDVVRSIPPSERLFIGGDFNGHIGSSAGGYTEVHGDFGFGERNEGGTLLLDFAKAFDLVIANSCFPKREEHLVTYQSSVAKTQIDYLILRRCDRRLCEECKVIPGETLATQHRLLVMDIGIRITRKKMSIRGCSRIRWGALTKDKAQDLEGRLSAMGAWRSSGDANTIWSTTANCIRKAVREVLGISSGRTGGHKGDWWWNVVVQGKVETKKAAYLWLIGSTNEEEKRANNERHTRMNKIRNEDIQEKVGVAPIEDKMREARLRWFGHIHRRSTEAPVRRCERLAVVGTRRGRGRPKKYWGEVIRQDMTRLRITEDMALDREL